The following are encoded together in the Diabrotica undecimpunctata isolate CICGRU chromosome 7, icDiaUnde3, whole genome shotgun sequence genome:
- the Polr3E gene encoding DNA-directed RNA polymerase III subunit RPC5 isoform X1, translated as MEASTAADAEDDEIIKEIPIIHSKRLEDNLYLFQYPLNHSVTTNQHKIKSCFFKPKNQEVKLELGIDTRSPNFDTGRAEIIAHEVDKDSDKTKKNPKYFENEVVDKVFLQSSKTVQDANRYAVAVYNGKEVHLTSLSGVFQFRPVFPYMEKGLKRKKETDGNESDEEQAGPSSAQQVTVKFKSSDERWKKMDETSYHALQSKKAEEPWTECEWHEADSTFSCVERLKLMSDNTEDISQATTLGDSEYIRLLIPEDQEQTPLEPVLPSHLLSLNALRALPIQERCRVLLKDAQIIRFQQLLMLLTGGEKTATDSLLKVLPVVAVLVRGNWVVKSDVLYPANTFSATSGVPAELMCRARDYILYQFTKSQYVERKKVSSILKIPSEEIKEIFTGISKLRRHNKEWELHLPTDQDFINKHGDIVQKQNLMWEHRFHQLSQFLKDNMSQRRKSRSESKSVSEDGKVRTSLSFSSDNESDKGKGMMGVGKKNKVSKSGSNQTTTSNS; from the exons ATGGAAGCCTCAACAGCTGCTGATGCTGAAGATGATGAAATAATTAAAGAG ATACCCATAATTCATTCCAAGAGACTAGAGGATAACTTATATCTATTTCAATACCCATTAAACCATAGCGTAACTACTAATCAACACAAAATCAAATCATGCTTTTTCAAACCCAAAAACCAAGAAGTCAAACTTGAACTAGGCATTGATACCCGTTCTCCAAATTTTGATACAGGAAGAGCTGAGATAATAGCACACGAGGTAGATAAGGACTCagacaaaacaaaaaagaatCCTAAATATTTTGAGAATGAGGTTGTTGACAAGGTTTTCCTTCAATCATCTAAAACTGTTCAAGATGCCAACAGGTATGCAGTGGCTGTGTATAATGGCAAAGAAGTCCATCTTACCTCTCTTAGTG GAGTATTTCAATTCAGGCCAGTTTTTCCTTATATGGAAAAGGGCTTAAAGAGAAAGAAGGAAACAGATGGGAATGAGTCTGATGAAGAACAAGCTGGCCCAAGTTCTGCCCAACAAGTAACAGTTAAGTTCAAATCCAGTGATGAAAGGTGGAAAAAGATGGATGAAACTAGCTATCATGCTTTGCAGTCTAAAAAAGCTGAAGAACCTTGGACTGAGTGTGAGTGGCATGAAGCAGATAGCACTTTTAGTTGT GTGGAGAGACTCAAATTGATGTCAGACAATACAGAAGACATCAGCCAAGCTACTACTTTAGGAGATTCAGAATATATAAGGCTGCTGATTCCAGAAGACCAGGAACAGACACCTCTAGAACCAGTACTGCCTTCTCACTTGCTCTCTTTGAATGCCCTGAGGGCTTTACCCATTCAAGAGAGATGTAGGGTGTTATTAAAAGATG CCCAAATAATAAGATTCCAGCAGCTTTTGATGCTTTTAACAGGGGGAGAAAAGACAGCAACAGATTCGTTATTGAAAGTTCTTCCGGTTGTAGCAGTTTTAGTCAGAGGCAACTGGGTAGTTAAGTCTGATGTTTTGTATCCTGCTAATACATTTTCTGCCACTAGTGGAGTTCCAGCAGAATTGATGTGCAGAGCCAGAGATTATATT ttgtatcaATTTACAAAAAGCCAATACGTGGAAAGGAAGAAGGTCTCTTCGATTCTCAAAATCCCCTCTGAAGAAATCAAAGAAATTTTCACAGGTATTTCAAAACTACGGCGTCACAATAAAGAATGGGAGCTCCACCTGCCAACTGACCAAGATTTCATCAACAAACATGGTGACATAGTGCAAAAGCAGAACTTGATGTGGGAGCACAGGTTCCACCAACTTAGCCAGTTTTTGAAAGACAACATGAGTCAGAGGCGGAAGAGTAGAAGTGAGAGTAAGAGTGTCAGTGAGGATGGGAAAGTGAGAACTAGTTTGAGTTTTAGTTCTGATAATGAGTCTGATAAAGGAAAGGGCATGATGGGGGTTGGGAAGAAAAATAAGGTTAGTAAAAGTGGTAGCAATCAAACAACAACATCGAATTCATGA
- the Polr3E gene encoding DNA-directed RNA polymerase III subunit RPC5 isoform X2, with product MIPIIHSKRLEDNLYLFQYPLNHSVTTNQHKIKSCFFKPKNQEVKLELGIDTRSPNFDTGRAEIIAHEVDKDSDKTKKNPKYFENEVVDKVFLQSSKTVQDANRYAVAVYNGKEVHLTSLSGVFQFRPVFPYMEKGLKRKKETDGNESDEEQAGPSSAQQVTVKFKSSDERWKKMDETSYHALQSKKAEEPWTECEWHEADSTFSCVERLKLMSDNTEDISQATTLGDSEYIRLLIPEDQEQTPLEPVLPSHLLSLNALRALPIQERCRVLLKDAQIIRFQQLLMLLTGGEKTATDSLLKVLPVVAVLVRGNWVVKSDVLYPANTFSATSGVPAELMCRARDYILYQFTKSQYVERKKVSSILKIPSEEIKEIFTGISKLRRHNKEWELHLPTDQDFINKHGDIVQKQNLMWEHRFHQLSQFLKDNMSQRRKSRSESKSVSEDGKVRTSLSFSSDNESDKGKGMMGVGKKNKVSKSGSNQTTTSNS from the exons ATG ATACCCATAATTCATTCCAAGAGACTAGAGGATAACTTATATCTATTTCAATACCCATTAAACCATAGCGTAACTACTAATCAACACAAAATCAAATCATGCTTTTTCAAACCCAAAAACCAAGAAGTCAAACTTGAACTAGGCATTGATACCCGTTCTCCAAATTTTGATACAGGAAGAGCTGAGATAATAGCACACGAGGTAGATAAGGACTCagacaaaacaaaaaagaatCCTAAATATTTTGAGAATGAGGTTGTTGACAAGGTTTTCCTTCAATCATCTAAAACTGTTCAAGATGCCAACAGGTATGCAGTGGCTGTGTATAATGGCAAAGAAGTCCATCTTACCTCTCTTAGTG GAGTATTTCAATTCAGGCCAGTTTTTCCTTATATGGAAAAGGGCTTAAAGAGAAAGAAGGAAACAGATGGGAATGAGTCTGATGAAGAACAAGCTGGCCCAAGTTCTGCCCAACAAGTAACAGTTAAGTTCAAATCCAGTGATGAAAGGTGGAAAAAGATGGATGAAACTAGCTATCATGCTTTGCAGTCTAAAAAAGCTGAAGAACCTTGGACTGAGTGTGAGTGGCATGAAGCAGATAGCACTTTTAGTTGT GTGGAGAGACTCAAATTGATGTCAGACAATACAGAAGACATCAGCCAAGCTACTACTTTAGGAGATTCAGAATATATAAGGCTGCTGATTCCAGAAGACCAGGAACAGACACCTCTAGAACCAGTACTGCCTTCTCACTTGCTCTCTTTGAATGCCCTGAGGGCTTTACCCATTCAAGAGAGATGTAGGGTGTTATTAAAAGATG CCCAAATAATAAGATTCCAGCAGCTTTTGATGCTTTTAACAGGGGGAGAAAAGACAGCAACAGATTCGTTATTGAAAGTTCTTCCGGTTGTAGCAGTTTTAGTCAGAGGCAACTGGGTAGTTAAGTCTGATGTTTTGTATCCTGCTAATACATTTTCTGCCACTAGTGGAGTTCCAGCAGAATTGATGTGCAGAGCCAGAGATTATATT ttgtatcaATTTACAAAAAGCCAATACGTGGAAAGGAAGAAGGTCTCTTCGATTCTCAAAATCCCCTCTGAAGAAATCAAAGAAATTTTCACAGGTATTTCAAAACTACGGCGTCACAATAAAGAATGGGAGCTCCACCTGCCAACTGACCAAGATTTCATCAACAAACATGGTGACATAGTGCAAAAGCAGAACTTGATGTGGGAGCACAGGTTCCACCAACTTAGCCAGTTTTTGAAAGACAACATGAGTCAGAGGCGGAAGAGTAGAAGTGAGAGTAAGAGTGTCAGTGAGGATGGGAAAGTGAGAACTAGTTTGAGTTTTAGTTCTGATAATGAGTCTGATAAAGGAAAGGGCATGATGGGGGTTGGGAAGAAAAATAAGGTTAGTAAAAGTGGTAGCAATCAAACAACAACATCGAATTCATGA
- the mRpS7 gene encoding small ribosomal subunit protein uS7m isoform X2, producing the protein MMMMMKINALQQNGMSQYPSYYIKPVYIKESQNDLIKSGEVQKIAHLPTRAALNDQTCSLSYDPLVNLMVNYCMRQGNKVLARGLMQQCFENIKRLQLEKYHKCQSEEEKSLINLDPKDIFHKAVENCKPLLQLMSIKRGGVRYQVPVPITDKRAQFLSMNWLIQAGKEKDSNVRFHLQLARELIDASNNTGKVIKKKQDLHRQCEANKAYAHYRWS; encoded by the exons atgatgatgatgatgaaaat TAATGCTCTCCAACAGAATGGCATGTCTCAATATCCTAGTTATTATATTAAACCTGTCTATATTAAGGAATCCCAGAATGATTTAATAAAAAGTGGAGAAGTCCAGAAAATAGCTCATTTACCAACACGGGCTGCTCTTAATGATCAAACTTGTTCCCTGTCATATGATCCACTGGTTAA CTTAATGGTAAATTATTGTATGAGACAAGGAAATAAAGTTTTAGCAAGAGGCTTAATGCAACaatgttttgaaaatattaaacGACTGCAACTAGAAAAGTACCACAAATGTCAATCTGAAGAAGAAAAAAGCCTTATTAACTTAGATCCAAAAGATATATTTCATAAAGCTGTGGAAAACTGTAAACCCTTGCTTCAACTTATGTCGATAAAAAGAGGAGGTGTTAGATATCAG GTTCCTGTTCCCATCACAGATAAGAGGGCACAGTTCCTATCAATGAATTGGCTGATACAGGCaggaaaggaaaaagacagtAATGTGAGGTTTCACTTACAGTTAGCAAGAGAACTAATAGATGCTTCGAATAATACAGGTAAGGTTATTAAGAAGAAACAAGATCTACATCGACAGTGCGAAGCCAACAAGGCATATGCCCATTATAGATGGAGTTAA
- the mRpS7 gene encoding small ribosomal subunit protein uS7m isoform X1 codes for MFSLTRNQLFRTNLKVLSNALQQNGMSQYPSYYIKPVYIKESQNDLIKSGEVQKIAHLPTRAALNDQTCSLSYDPLVNLMVNYCMRQGNKVLARGLMQQCFENIKRLQLEKYHKCQSEEEKSLINLDPKDIFHKAVENCKPLLQLMSIKRGGVRYQVPVPITDKRAQFLSMNWLIQAGKEKDSNVRFHLQLARELIDASNNTGKVIKKKQDLHRQCEANKAYAHYRWS; via the exons ATGTTTAGTTTAACCAGGAATCAACTATTTAGAACTAATTTAAAAGTATTGAG TAATGCTCTCCAACAGAATGGCATGTCTCAATATCCTAGTTATTATATTAAACCTGTCTATATTAAGGAATCCCAGAATGATTTAATAAAAAGTGGAGAAGTCCAGAAAATAGCTCATTTACCAACACGGGCTGCTCTTAATGATCAAACTTGTTCCCTGTCATATGATCCACTGGTTAA CTTAATGGTAAATTATTGTATGAGACAAGGAAATAAAGTTTTAGCAAGAGGCTTAATGCAACaatgttttgaaaatattaaacGACTGCAACTAGAAAAGTACCACAAATGTCAATCTGAAGAAGAAAAAAGCCTTATTAACTTAGATCCAAAAGATATATTTCATAAAGCTGTGGAAAACTGTAAACCCTTGCTTCAACTTATGTCGATAAAAAGAGGAGGTGTTAGATATCAG GTTCCTGTTCCCATCACAGATAAGAGGGCACAGTTCCTATCAATGAATTGGCTGATACAGGCaggaaaggaaaaagacagtAATGTGAGGTTTCACTTACAGTTAGCAAGAGAACTAATAGATGCTTCGAATAATACAGGTAAGGTTATTAAGAAGAAACAAGATCTACATCGACAGTGCGAAGCCAACAAGGCATATGCCCATTATAGATGGAGTTAA